In the genome of Myroides phaeus, one region contains:
- a CDS encoding DEAD/DEAH box helicase — protein MTFEDLHLNKNILRAIEELGYKEPTPIQQKVIPLILAEKDLIGCAQTGTGKTAAFAMPIIHYLHKIGNTKKAKKAKVLIVTPTRELAVQIGDNFEKYAKYTNVTHITLYGGMSIKPQIEQLNKGADVIIGTPGRLLDLYKQKHLDLDHLHYLVLDEADLMLDMGFIDEVKKLIQLTPSNRQTLLFSATMPLAIRELAHEFLQKPEYVAVDSISSSAKTVKQKVYFVEKGDKKKLLYHIIRNEKLSDVLVFTRTKMGADTVVESLIKNGINAAAFHGDKSQTAREEALDSFKNKETKVLIATDIAARGIDIDSLPVVINYDLPNIPETFVHRIGRTGRAGNEGVAISFCDQTEKNYWADIVKFTRSQPKIVTEHPFPWKEKNKKEGEGQKKDYRKKPGQGNSRKSENSKKNKKRWY, from the coding sequence ATGACATTTGAAGACTTACACTTAAATAAAAATATATTACGTGCAATCGAAGAGCTTGGTTACAAAGAACCTACTCCTATTCAGCAAAAAGTTATTCCATTAATCTTAGCAGAGAAAGACCTTATTGGTTGTGCGCAAACAGGTACTGGAAAAACAGCTGCTTTTGCAATGCCGATTATCCATTATTTACACAAAATTGGGAATACCAAAAAAGCAAAGAAAGCGAAAGTATTAATCGTTACTCCAACGCGTGAACTTGCTGTTCAAATTGGTGATAACTTTGAGAAATACGCTAAGTATACTAACGTTACGCATATTACTTTATATGGTGGAATGTCCATCAAACCACAAATAGAACAATTAAATAAAGGAGCTGATGTAATCATTGGTACTCCAGGTCGTTTGTTGGATTTATATAAACAAAAACACTTAGACCTTGACCATTTACACTACTTGGTTTTAGATGAAGCGGACTTAATGTTAGATATGGGATTCATTGATGAAGTGAAAAAACTGATTCAATTAACTCCGTCTAATAGACAAACACTTTTATTCTCAGCTACTATGCCTTTGGCTATTCGCGAATTGGCACACGAGTTTTTACAAAAACCAGAATATGTAGCAGTAGATTCTATTTCTTCAAGTGCTAAAACGGTAAAACAAAAAGTGTACTTTGTTGAAAAAGGAGACAAAAAGAAATTGTTATACCACATTATTAGAAACGAAAAATTATCTGATGTTTTAGTATTTACACGTACTAAAATGGGAGCTGATACTGTAGTAGAAAGTTTGATTAAAAACGGAATAAATGCTGCTGCTTTTCACGGAGACAAATCTCAAACTGCACGTGAAGAAGCTTTAGATAGTTTTAAAAATAAAGAAACTAAAGTATTAATTGCAACAGATATTGCGGCAAGGGGAATTGACATTGATTCGTTACCTGTTGTAATTAACTATGATTTACCTAATATTCCTGAAACATTTGTACACCGAATTGGACGTACAGGTAGAGCTGGAAATGAAGGAGTAGCTATTTCTTTCTGTGACCAAACAGAAAAAAACTACTGGGCTGACATTGTAAAATTCACGCGTTCTCAACCTAAAATTGTTACTGAACATCCTTTCCCGTGGAAAGAAAAGAACAAAAAAGAAGGTGAAGGACAAAAGAAAGATTACAGAAAAAAACCAGGACAAGGTAATTCTCGTAAATCTGAAAACTCTAAAAAGAATAAAAAACGTTGGTATTAA
- the scpA gene encoding methylmalonyl-CoA mutase encodes MKRKDLHHLEIDTSAIRNQSETSEFTTAEGIAINKVYSETDLENIEHIGFAAGFAPNLRGPYSTMYVRRPWTIRQYAGFSTAEESNAFYRRNLAAGQKGLSVAFDLATHRGYDSDHERVVGDVGKAGVAIDSVEDMKVLFDQIPLGEMSVSMTMNGAVLPIMAFYIVAALEQGVDPKLLSGTIQNDILKEFMVRNTYIYPPTPSMKIIADIFEYTSKNMPKFNSISISGYHMQEAGATADIELAYTLADGLEYIRTGLAAGMKIDEFAPRLSFFWAIGMNHFMEIAKMRAGRMLWAKLLKQFNPTSEKSLALRTHCQTSGWSLTEQDPFNNVARTAIEAAAAAFGGTQSLHTNALDEAIALPTDFSARIARNTQIFLQEETKLCKTVDPWAGSYYVENLTQEIAQKAWALIEEVEELGGMTKAIEAGIPKLRIEEAAARKQARIDSGQDIIVGVNQYRLEKEDPLHILEVDNQTVRKQQIDRLNQIKATRDNQKVQEALAALTTSAKTGEGNLLALAIEAAKLRATLGEISDALESVFGRFKAQIQSVSGVYSKEIKDDKSFKRAKELADKFADIEGRRPRIMIAKMGQDGHDRGAKVVATGYADVGFDVDIGPLFQTPAEAAKQAVENDVHALGVSSLAAGHKTLVPQVIEELKKYGRDDIMVIVGGVIPAQDYQFLFDAGAVAVFGPGTKISEAAITMLEILIGEEA; translated from the coding sequence ATGAAAAGAAAGGATTTACATCATTTAGAGATTGACACTTCTGCTATCAGAAATCAATCAGAAACTTCAGAGTTTACTACTGCTGAAGGTATCGCTATCAACAAAGTATATAGCGAAACTGATTTAGAAAACATTGAACACATCGGATTTGCTGCTGGTTTTGCTCCTAATCTAAGAGGTCCATATTCTACGATGTATGTACGTCGTCCGTGGACAATTAGACAATATGCTGGTTTCTCTACTGCTGAAGAAAGTAATGCTTTCTACAGAAGAAACTTAGCCGCTGGACAAAAAGGACTATCTGTAGCTTTTGACTTGGCAACACACCGCGGATACGACTCGGACCACGAGCGTGTAGTTGGAGATGTTGGTAAAGCCGGAGTTGCAATAGACAGCGTTGAAGATATGAAAGTACTCTTTGACCAAATTCCATTAGGAGAAATGTCTGTTTCTATGACAATGAATGGTGCTGTATTACCAATTATGGCATTCTATATTGTTGCAGCTTTAGAACAAGGCGTTGACCCTAAATTATTATCAGGAACTATCCAAAACGATATTCTAAAAGAGTTTATGGTGCGTAATACTTATATCTACCCACCAACTCCTTCTATGAAGATTATCGCAGATATATTTGAATACACGAGTAAAAATATGCCTAAGTTTAACTCTATTTCTATTTCTGGTTACCATATGCAAGAAGCAGGTGCAACCGCAGATATTGAGTTAGCTTATACGTTAGCAGATGGATTAGAGTACATCCGTACGGGATTGGCAGCAGGAATGAAAATTGACGAATTTGCACCAAGACTTTCATTTTTCTGGGCAATTGGAATGAACCATTTTATGGAGATTGCCAAAATGCGCGCAGGTAGAATGTTATGGGCAAAACTACTTAAACAATTCAACCCTACTTCTGAAAAGTCGTTAGCATTAAGAACACATTGTCAAACATCAGGTTGGAGTTTAACAGAACAAGATCCTTTTAACAACGTAGCAAGAACAGCTATTGAAGCTGCCGCTGCGGCTTTTGGAGGAACGCAATCGTTACACACCAATGCTCTTGATGAGGCTATTGCGCTTCCGACAGACTTCTCAGCAAGAATTGCTCGTAACACACAAATCTTCTTACAAGAGGAAACAAAGTTATGTAAAACGGTTGACCCTTGGGCTGGTAGTTATTATGTAGAGAACTTGACACAAGAAATTGCACAAAAAGCGTGGGCACTTATCGAAGAGGTTGAAGAATTAGGGGGTATGACTAAAGCTATTGAAGCTGGTATTCCTAAACTTCGCATTGAAGAAGCTGCGGCACGTAAACAAGCACGTATTGACAGTGGACAAGATATAATTGTTGGTGTAAACCAATATCGCTTAGAAAAAGAAGACCCATTACATATTTTAGAAGTTGATAACCAAACAGTGCGCAAGCAACAAATTGACCGATTAAATCAAATTAAAGCTACGCGTGATAACCAGAAAGTACAAGAAGCATTAGCTGCACTGACTACTTCTGCAAAAACAGGTGAAGGTAACTTATTAGCATTAGCTATTGAAGCGGCTAAATTAAGAGCTACATTAGGTGAGATTAGTGATGCACTGGAAAGTGTATTTGGTAGATTTAAAGCACAAATTCAATCTGTAAGTGGTGTGTATAGCAAAGAAATAAAAGACGACAAAAGTTTTAAAAGAGCGAAAGAGTTAGCAGATAAATTTGCTGATATCGAAGGTCGTCGCCCTCGTATTATGATTGCGAAAATGGGACAAGATGGTCACGACCGCGGAGCAAAGGTAGTAGCTACTGGTTATGCTGACGTTGGTTTTGACGTAGACATCGGACCATTATTCCAAACTCCAGCTGAAGCTGCAAAGCAAGCTGTTGAGAATGATGTTCACGCTTTAGGAGTTTCTTCTTTAGCAGCTGGACACAAAACATTAGTTCCTCAGGTTATTGAAGAATTAAAAAAATATGGTCGTGATGATATTATGGTGATTGTAGGGGGAGTTATTCCTGCACAAGATTACCAATTCTTATTCGACGCAGGTGCAGTTGCCGTATTTGGTCCTGGTACTAAAATTAGTGAAGCTGCTATTACAATGTTAGAAATTCTCATAGGAGAAGAAGCTTAA
- a CDS encoding methylmalonyl-CoA mutase subunit beta, translated as MTNQLFEEFEKVSSKAWKNQIQYDLKGADYNETLVWESLEGIKVRPFYHNDCDHKALPINTNASDFKIVQRIYVYDVNKSIDKALDTLQRGAEIIYFTIDNPTIDSKLLLSKLPQQHTYFFVFSFLNAKYTTELAAFAQANKFSIAILLDPIHQLTSDGNWYENLNSDFNNLKECLSKAPNTAIVINATTYQNAGANMVQQIAYAIAHLNEYLNRVDHLNNTIYIKVAVGTNYFFEISKLRAIRMLAEMVIKEYHTGIDIKLIAVPTKRNKTLYDYNVNMLRTTTECMSAILGGADMVSNLPYDNLYHKENEFGDRIARNQLLILKKESYFDAVDNPAEGAYYIENITLQLAEKALDIFKKIEKADGFITSLIEGTIQKKINESAHKEQDLFNSGKEVLLGTNKYPNPQDQMSHDLELYPFVKQNPRKTLIVPIIERRLAEAYEQNRLEEEKKVKQ; from the coding sequence ATGACCAACCAATTATTTGAAGAATTTGAAAAAGTTTCTTCTAAAGCTTGGAAAAATCAGATACAATATGATTTAAAAGGCGCTGACTACAATGAAACACTTGTATGGGAGAGTTTAGAAGGGATTAAAGTTAGACCTTTCTATCACAATGATTGTGATCACAAAGCTCTACCAATAAACACAAATGCAAGTGACTTCAAAATTGTTCAGCGAATCTATGTATATGATGTCAATAAATCTATTGACAAAGCTTTAGATACTTTACAAAGAGGTGCTGAAATTATTTATTTTACAATTGACAATCCTACGATTGACAGTAAACTTTTATTGAGTAAATTACCTCAACAGCACACTTATTTTTTTGTATTTAGTTTCTTAAATGCAAAGTACACTACTGAACTTGCTGCTTTTGCACAAGCTAATAAGTTTTCTATAGCTATTTTATTAGATCCAATTCATCAATTAACTTCTGATGGTAACTGGTATGAAAACTTAAATAGTGATTTCAATAACCTTAAGGAATGTTTGTCTAAAGCTCCAAATACGGCTATTGTAATCAACGCTACTACTTATCAAAATGCTGGTGCTAATATGGTACAGCAAATTGCCTATGCTATTGCTCATTTAAACGAATACTTGAATAGAGTTGACCATTTAAACAACACTATTTATATTAAAGTTGCTGTTGGAACTAACTATTTTTTTGAAATAAGTAAGCTTCGTGCAATCAGAATGTTAGCAGAAATGGTAATAAAAGAATACCATACAGGCATTGACATTAAATTAATTGCCGTTCCAACTAAGAGAAACAAAACATTATATGACTATAATGTAAATATGTTGCGTACAACTACGGAATGTATGAGTGCTATTTTAGGTGGGGCTGATATGGTGAGTAACTTGCCTTACGACAATCTATATCACAAAGAAAATGAGTTTGGAGACCGTATAGCACGTAACCAACTATTAATTTTGAAAAAAGAAAGCTACTTTGACGCAGTTGATAATCCTGCTGAAGGGGCTTACTATATAGAAAACATTACCTTACAATTGGCTGAAAAAGCATTAGACATTTTTAAGAAAATTGAGAAGGCAGACGGATTTATCACTTCGTTAATTGAAGGAACTATCCAGAAGAAAATAAATGAAAGCGCCCACAAAGAACAAGATTTGTTCAACAGTGGTAAAGAAGTGCTATTGGGTACCAATAAATATCCAAACCCTCAAGACCAAATGAGTCACGACCTTGAGTTATATCCTTTTGTTAAACAAAACCCTCGTAAAACTTTAATCGTTCCGATTATTGAAAGACGTCTTGCTGAAGCTTATGAGCAAAACAGATTAGAGGAGGAAAAAAAAGTTAAACAATAA
- a CDS encoding FtsB family cell division protein, with translation MKILDRLKNINYLNLLKNPFFLVGLIFVFWITFFDSYSLLEHRVINKEIDKLEGNREYFEKEIEKDRQSIKGLKSGDATEKYARENYYMKRANEDIYIVEFDTIPAN, from the coding sequence ATGAAAATACTTGATCGCCTGAAAAATATCAACTATTTAAACCTACTAAAAAATCCTTTTTTTTTAGTAGGTCTAATTTTTGTATTTTGGATAACGTTTTTCGACAGCTATTCTTTGCTTGAACACAGGGTTATTAATAAAGAAATTGATAAGCTTGAAGGCAATAGAGAATACTTCGAAAAAGAAATTGAAAAAGACAGGCAATCTATCAAAGGATTAAAGAGTGGAGATGCTACTGAAAAGTATGCGCGTGAAAATTATTATATGAAACGTGCTAATGAAGACATCTATATTGTAGAATTTGATACTATACCTGCTAATTAA
- the udk gene encoding uridine kinase, giving the protein MLIIGIAGGTGSGKTTVVHQIMNELPETEVGVISQDSYYKATDNLSLEERTLINFDHPRSIDFELLVKHLKELKEGNSINQPVYSFVKHNRTDDYVLTHPRKVMIVEGILILCHPELRDMCDIKIFVHADSDERLIRRLKRDIADRGRDMIEVLSRYQNTLKPMHDQFIEPSKAYADIIIPNDTYNTVAIDIVRTVINEKIG; this is encoded by the coding sequence ATGCTAATTATAGGAATAGCCGGAGGAACTGGAAGTGGTAAAACAACAGTAGTTCACCAAATTATGAATGAATTACCTGAAACTGAAGTAGGCGTTATATCACAAGATTCATACTACAAAGCAACCGACAATCTATCTTTAGAAGAGCGTACTTTAATCAACTTTGATCACCCAAGATCTATTGATTTTGAATTATTAGTAAAGCATTTAAAAGAATTAAAAGAAGGGAATAGTATTAATCAACCTGTTTATTCTTTTGTAAAACACAACCGAACTGACGATTATGTTCTTACTCACCCGAGAAAAGTAATGATTGTAGAAGGGATTTTAATTTTATGTCACCCAGAACTTAGAGATATGTGTGATATTAAAATTTTTGTTCATGCTGACTCTGATGAGCGTTTAATTAGACGTCTTAAAAGAGATATAGCAGACAGAGGACGTGATATGATCGAAGTTTTAAGTCGTTACCAAAACACCTTAAAACCTATGCACGATCAGTTTATTGAGCCTTCAAAGGCCTATGCGGACATCATTATTCCTAATGATACTTATAACACTGTAGCAATCGATATCGTGCGTACAGTTATTAACGAAAAAATCGGTTAA
- a CDS encoding siderophore-interacting protein codes for MAKKTNIQRKVFVLKNREYITPHYVRLTVGGDDVEVFKNATVGVNNKIFIAPKGCERVHLPEFDFEKREWAPMDASIKPTVRTYTHRGIDLEKKELYIDFVAHGDEGPASNFAINAAIGDEIGVAMGGDASELYPVVDWYLLVGDATAIPVLGAILESLPKGVNVDAFIEVQSEEDIQQLSSQAEVNIQWIVNPTPGQNSVLAENVIEFVKSIEVNPSRFSYVAAEFSTVKMLRNFLRKESEWTKEELNAYSYWKFGKAESASEADRRAEKESV; via the coding sequence ATGGCAAAGAAAACGAATATACAACGCAAGGTATTTGTATTAAAAAATAGAGAATATATAACACCACACTATGTTAGACTAACTGTAGGAGGAGATGATGTTGAGGTGTTTAAAAATGCAACAGTTGGTGTAAACAACAAAATTTTTATTGCACCAAAGGGATGTGAGCGTGTTCATTTACCTGAATTTGATTTTGAAAAGAGAGAGTGGGCACCGATGGATGCGTCAATTAAACCAACTGTACGTACATATACGCATAGGGGAATAGATTTAGAAAAGAAGGAATTATATATTGACTTTGTAGCACACGGAGATGAAGGACCAGCTTCTAATTTTGCAATTAATGCAGCTATAGGAGATGAGATAGGCGTTGCAATGGGAGGTGATGCAAGTGAATTGTATCCTGTAGTAGATTGGTATTTGTTAGTAGGTGATGCAACGGCTATTCCTGTTTTAGGGGCAATTTTAGAAAGCTTGCCAAAAGGAGTAAACGTTGATGCTTTTATAGAAGTACAAAGTGAAGAGGATATACAGCAGTTAAGTTCACAAGCAGAAGTAAATATTCAGTGGATTGTTAATCCAACGCCAGGACAGAATTCTGTATTGGCAGAGAACGTGATTGAGTTTGTAAAATCAATAGAAGTAAATCCGTCAAGGTTTAGCTATGTTGCTGCAGAGTTTAGTACCGTAAAAATGTTGAGAAACTTTTTGAGAAAAGAAAGTGAATGGACAAAAGAAGAGTTGAATGCTTATTCTTATTGGAAATTTGGAAAAGCAGAGTCGGCTTCAGAAGCAGATAGAAGAGCAGAAAAAGAGAGTGTTTAA
- a CDS encoding aspartate kinase produces MKVLKFGGTSVGSPERMEQLLPIIKSQASDKHLVVLSAVSGTTNALVNISELYAKGDKEGAKESIDKLFATYKTFIKQLFKTEDGLQAGEEVINHHFSLLEGFSNDLFTSMEERIVLAQGELLSTTLFHFYLKEKGISSVLLAALDFMRIDEEQEPNLEYIKSQLEAELGKYPKETLFITQGYICRNAFGEIDNLRRGGSDYTASLIGAVLQVEEIQIWTDIDGFHNNDLRFVPNTKPIAELSFEEAAELAYFGAKILHPQSVFPAQRFNVPVRLLDTMDLKAPGTLISGNSQNDDQIVAIAAKDGITAIRINSSRMLLAYGFLRRVFEVFERYKTPIDMITTSEVAVSLTIDQTQYLDEIITELNYFGSVEVDSDLAIICIVGDFRNNKLGHATIVSEAVKHIPIRMISYGGSEHNISLLVPAKHKLEALRSLHNRLF; encoded by the coding sequence ATGAAAGTTTTAAAATTTGGAGGGACTTCAGTCGGAAGTCCAGAGAGAATGGAGCAGTTGTTGCCAATTATCAAATCCCAGGCGAGTGATAAGCACTTAGTTGTTTTATCTGCTGTTTCTGGTACTACAAACGCATTAGTTAATATTTCAGAACTATATGCTAAGGGGGATAAAGAAGGGGCTAAGGAGTCTATTGATAAATTATTTGCTACATATAAAACTTTCATAAAGCAATTATTTAAAACAGAAGACGGATTACAAGCTGGTGAAGAAGTAATTAATCACCACTTTAGTTTGTTAGAAGGTTTTAGTAATGATTTGTTTACTTCAATGGAAGAGCGAATTGTACTGGCTCAAGGAGAGCTTTTATCAACTACTTTATTTCATTTTTATTTAAAAGAAAAAGGGATTAGTTCTGTTTTGTTAGCTGCATTAGATTTTATGCGTATTGACGAAGAACAAGAGCCTAATTTAGAATATATTAAAAGTCAGCTTGAAGCAGAGCTTGGTAAATATCCAAAAGAAACATTGTTTATCACACAAGGATATATTTGTCGCAATGCTTTTGGTGAAATAGATAACTTAAGACGTGGAGGTTCTGATTATACAGCGTCTTTAATTGGTGCTGTGTTACAGGTTGAAGAAATTCAAATATGGACAGATATTGATGGTTTTCACAATAATGATCTTCGCTTTGTACCGAATACTAAACCGATTGCAGAACTTAGTTTTGAAGAGGCTGCAGAGTTAGCTTATTTTGGAGCAAAGATTCTACATCCTCAGAGCGTATTTCCAGCACAACGTTTTAATGTTCCTGTGCGATTATTAGACACGATGGACTTAAAAGCACCGGGTACCTTAATTTCTGGTAATTCACAAAATGATGATCAAATTGTAGCTATTGCTGCAAAAGATGGTATTACCGCTATTCGAATTAACTCATCACGTATGCTATTGGCTTATGGTTTTTTAAGACGTGTATTTGAGGTTTTTGAGCGATATAAAACACCTATCGATATGATTACAACGTCTGAAGTTGCAGTATCTTTAACTATAGATCAAACGCAGTATTTAGATGAAATCATCACTGAGTTAAATTATTTTGGAAGTGTTGAGGTGGATAGTGATTTAGCGATTATTTGTATAGTAGGGGATTTTAGAAATAATAAGTTAGGACACGCTACGATTGTTTCTGAAGCTGTAAAACATATTCCAATTCGTATGATTTCGTATGGTGGAAGTGAGCATAATATATCACTACTTGTACCAGCTAAACATAAATTAGAAGCATTGAGATCACTACATAATAGATTGTTTTAA
- the lysA gene encoding diaminopimelate decarboxylase has translation MTKEIISKLADENTPLYYYNLPLLRETISVAKNAADRYGYHIHYAIKANNNPRVLQEISKFGLGADCVSGYEIERAIDNGFKAEEVVFAGVGKTDREILTGLQNGILSFNVESVEELRVIGDLAKEHQLVGRIALRINPNVDAKTHHYITTGLDENKFGIMMHQLQTCVDIISENSFLELVGLHFHVGSQITDLNVYKRLCIKVNEWNTWFYERGYHIPILNLGGGLGINYAEPDEEAIVNFSNFFYLFHEFLDLRENQQVHFELGRSLVANCGTLVSRVLYIKEGIKKNFAILDAGMTELLRPALYQAYHKVELLSDKFIEQEEDKAVTKYDVVGPICESSDCFGKDVLLPKLQRGDLIGIRSAGAYGEVMSSRYNLRQELSYFFKE, from the coding sequence ATGACAAAAGAAATTATCAGTAAGTTGGCAGATGAAAATACGCCATTGTATTACTACAACTTACCTTTGTTAAGAGAGACAATATCGGTTGCTAAAAATGCGGCTGATAGATATGGATATCACATTCATTATGCTATTAAAGCAAACAATAATCCGCGTGTACTTCAAGAAATAAGTAAGTTTGGACTTGGTGCAGATTGTGTAAGTGGCTATGAAATTGAGCGAGCAATAGACAATGGGTTTAAAGCAGAAGAAGTTGTTTTTGCAGGAGTTGGTAAAACAGACAGAGAAATTTTAACAGGATTACAAAACGGTATTTTGTCTTTTAATGTAGAGTCGGTTGAAGAACTACGCGTTATTGGAGATTTGGCGAAAGAACATCAATTAGTTGGAAGAATTGCTTTGCGTATCAACCCCAATGTAGATGCCAAAACGCACCATTATATTACTACGGGATTAGACGAGAATAAGTTTGGAATAATGATGCATCAACTACAGACTTGTGTTGATATAATTTCAGAGAATAGTTTTTTAGAGCTTGTAGGTCTTCACTTTCACGTTGGGTCACAAATAACAGACTTAAATGTTTATAAGCGACTATGTATAAAAGTAAACGAGTGGAATACGTGGTTTTATGAAAGAGGATATCATATTCCTATTCTAAATTTAGGAGGGGGATTAGGGATTAACTATGCTGAACCTGATGAAGAAGCTATTGTAAATTTCTCTAATTTCTTTTACTTGTTTCACGAGTTTTTAGATTTGAGAGAAAATCAACAAGTGCACTTTGAATTGGGGAGATCACTTGTAGCCAATTGCGGCACATTGGTTAGTCGTGTATTATATATAAAAGAGGGAATAAAAAAGAATTTCGCCATTTTAGATGCAGGTATGACGGAATTGTTGAGACCAGCGTTATATCAAGCATATCATAAAGTAGAATTATTGTCTGATAAATTTATTGAACAAGAAGAAGATAAAGCAGTTACAAAGTACGATGTAGTTGGTCCTATTTGTGAGAGTAGTGATTGTTTTGGCAAAGATGTTTTGTTGCCAAAATTGCAGCGTGGAGACTTAATCGGTATTAGATCAGCAGGTGCATATGGAGAAGTAATGTCATCAAGATATAATTTGAGACAAGAGTTGAGTTATTTTTTCAAAGAATAG
- a CDS encoding porin — protein MKKLLLALLLGFPLLVSAQDKTTEHEARPNDIKLEQLPYYSYGKGIGMTSPDSIFKLNLRFRMQNRITAYSNQDEKATFAGEIRRLRLRFDGYVGNPKFLYVVQLSFAPGDVGKSENGDPPKIIRDAAMTYRPNEHWNFIFGQTKLPGNRQRTNSSGALQLTDRSINNAKFNLDRDFGVQAYYLNEKKDDFGYILKTAISTGHGRNWTGKESDSYALTGRVELYPFGKFAKGGAFFEGDLAREVKPKLMLAGTFSHNNNAQASQGQLGNKLLQDKSFNSVFADGIFKYNGWAGMVSYMSRSLDDAISYETPGDLSKDYAYVFAGHGLDYQLSYLFPSNYELIGRVSTQTMKKQLYEQLNLPNTTQFTLGATKYLWEHAFKIQAEFTYERLDIINNPVKNNWYFRMQFEMGI, from the coding sequence ATGAAAAAGCTTTTACTAGCGCTATTACTTGGGTTTCCTTTACTGGTTTCAGCCCAAGATAAAACAACAGAACACGAAGCCAGGCCTAATGATATTAAACTTGAACAATTACCTTATTACAGTTATGGTAAAGGGATTGGTATGACTTCTCCTGATAGTATTTTTAAATTAAATCTGCGTTTTAGGATGCAGAATAGAATTACAGCTTATAGCAATCAAGATGAAAAAGCAACGTTTGCAGGTGAAATTAGACGACTGCGTTTGCGTTTTGATGGTTATGTAGGTAACCCTAAATTCTTATATGTTGTGCAACTTTCTTTTGCGCCTGGAGATGTGGGGAAATCAGAGAACGGAGATCCACCAAAAATCATTCGTGATGCTGCAATGACTTATCGTCCTAATGAACACTGGAACTTCATTTTTGGACAAACTAAACTTCCTGGTAACAGACAACGTACCAACTCTTCTGGTGCTTTACAATTAACAGACCGCTCTATCAATAATGCTAAATTTAACTTAGATAGAGACTTTGGTGTACAAGCTTATTACTTAAACGAGAAAAAAGACGACTTCGGTTATATCCTTAAAACAGCTATTTCAACTGGACATGGGAGAAACTGGACAGGTAAAGAAAGTGATAGTTACGCTTTAACGGGTCGTGTTGAACTTTATCCTTTTGGTAAGTTTGCTAAAGGTGGGGCTTTCTTTGAAGGAGACCTTGCTCGTGAAGTAAAACCTAAATTAATGCTTGCTGGTACATTCTCTCACAATAATAATGCGCAAGCTTCACAAGGACAATTAGGTAATAAACTATTACAAGACAAATCGTTTAACTCTGTTTTTGCTGATGGTATATTTAAGTATAATGGTTGGGCAGGAATGGTATCATATATGAGCCGTTCTCTTGACGATGCTATTTCTTATGAAACACCAGGTGATTTAAGTAAAGACTACGCTTACGTATTTGCAGGACATGGTTTAGATTATCAATTGAGTTATTTGTTTCCAAGTAACTACGAGTTAATTGGACGTGTTTCTACACAAACAATGAAGAAACAGTTATATGAACAATTAAATCTTCCTAATACAACGCAGTTTACTTTAGGGGCTACTAAGTATTTATGGGAACACGCATTTAAAATTCAAGCAGAATTTACTTATGAACGCTTAGATATCATTAATAATCCCGTAAAGAACAACTGGTATTTTAGAATGCAGTTTGAAATGGGAATATAA